The Pocillopora verrucosa isolate sample1 chromosome 14, ASM3666991v2, whole genome shotgun sequence genome has a segment encoding these proteins:
- the LOC131776457 gene encoding uncharacterized protein, with the protein MPGDPSSRASGGIIAYNGDSARGWNDPPTFAFSNNSTGNRPKLDLRKRVSHQQALHGIQTPSQSLQPAVVNNEEITNGVGALKLNGISQPLYTQPPVTTNAPLGSNNLDGIAQPLFTPPVTTTPPLVSHNLNGITQPLFTPAPVTTTSPLVNTNLMAPSIPTMFTRSVSTPSFTDAGTANSSDVSVNSTQSINPPGTHAHAKSTENLSGNLGQPLFALKDHSFEPIRTAPLHSIRSTAEISDHFDDHHSSPQIFHPITPPVTKASTMPSYQDNPLITQPSVPPPLPSQPPVGHTTPPLYPVHRQSPVPPTMLPQGNGIAKHPHMGHSMTPPPLPGNQISSSASLSAGNTPRSTSPSGEEKNGAVSNAVDNQEGLKITMDALQDVINKLQDNLEKRVADDIARRLQVMSQNWTNGKLSQGVKSRMIKLAQALDGGNVEEAHQIHISLMVDFVSEVNQWMVAVKKLINLVRTSSAFPAHS; encoded by the exons ATGCCGGGCGATCCGAGCTCCAGAG CCTCTGGTGGTATCATAGCTTATAATGGCGATTCTGCTCGAGGTTGGAATGACCCTCCAACTTTTGCGTTCTCTAATAACTCGACGGGCAACAGACCGAAGTTAGATCTAAGGAAGAGAGTATCACATCAGCAAGCTTTACATGGAATACAAACACCGTCGCAGAGTTTACAACCAGCTGTTGTTAACAACGAAGAAATTACAAACG GTGTTGGTGCTCTTAAACTCAATGGCATCTCCCAGCCACTTTATACACAACCTCCAGTGACAACAAATGCACCTCTTGGAAGTAATAACCTGGATGGCATTGCCCAGCCTCTTTTCACACCACCAGTGACAACAACTCCTCCTCTTGTTAGCCATAATCTTAATGGCATCACCCAGCCGCTTTTCACTCCAGCACCAGTGACAACAACTTCACCTCTTGTAAATACTAATCTCATGGCTCCCTCAATACCAACCATGTTTACAAGGAGTGTATCCACACCATCTTTCACTGATGCAGGAACAGCAAATTCAAGTGATGTATCTGTTAACTCAACGCAAAGTATCAACCCTCCAGGGACACATGCACATGCTAAATCAACAGAGAATCTCTCAGGGAATCTTGGACAACCATTATTTGCTCTCAAAGATCATAGTTTTGAACCAATAAGAACTGCACCTCTACACAGTATCCGCTCAACGGCAGAAATCAGTGATCATTTTGATGATCACCACAGCTCCCCACAGATATTCCATCCAATAACTCCTCCTGTAACAAAAGCTTCCACCATGCCAAGTTATCAAGATAACCCACTTATAACCCAGCCATCTGTCCCACCACCATTACCAAGCCAACCTCCAGTTGGTCACACAACACCTCCCTTGTATCCAGTACACAGGCAGAGCCCTGTTCCACCAACAATGCTCCCACAGGGGAATGGAATAGCTAAGCATCCTCACATGGGACACAGTATGACTCCACCACCACTCCCAGGGAATCAAATCTCATCTTCAGCTTCATTAAGTGCAGGGAATACTCCTCGCAGTACCTCTCCCTCTGGTGAGGAGAAAAATGGAGCTGTCTCCAATGCAGTGGATAACCAAGAAGGGCTTAAGATCACAATGGATGCCTTACAGGATGTTATTAACAAGCTTCAAGACAACCTAGAG AAAAGAGTTGCGGATGATATTGCAAGAAGACTTCAAGTGATGAGTCAGAATTGGACAAATGGGAAACTTAGTCAAGGTGTCAAGAGCAGAATGATAAAGCTTGCACAAG CTCTAGATGGTGGAAATGTTGAGGAAGCACATCAGATTCATATTTCACTAATGGTGGATTTTGTTAGTGAG gtaaaccAGTGGATGGTTGCCGTGAAGAAGTTAATCAATTTAGTCCGTACATCAAGTGCTTTCCCAGCTCATTCATGA
- the LOC131776459 gene encoding stromal interaction molecule homolog, translating to MAISWLVKVLLVSLTTKGYFPKGRGQFNSDHLTENEKLNREAITKIHVHLDDDRNGKVDLSESNEFMRDELQVTDEERHSHFHGNDDHISVDELWQSWAQSAVHNWTNEEVIEWLKNSVHLPQYADVFVTAAINGSDVPRLATEENGLLQNELGIKDPKHRKKIGLRAMDIVLFGPPLVLGHNLLKDVVVAFSVLVATFGCWVAILQKRKAKEQMERMIKDMKILQQAEDGLQELQTRLAKAEEDHHLAITEKLDLEARLNEELEMSKNEAQLMAETRTGTEEQMQKLKLAEEELVQVRRALRKAEKELEYQSWKAPAVLKQWLQMTFDKETKHFQQKRTVALKQMKEAKEACERIKKKRSSLMGSLRLAHDLTIDEVDQKILGARSALAEVTNELEERQHRWSQIESLCGFQIMSQTSFGIGKGSGSQTNSGSAIAEALVNVANVAGVSSGRKISSSASPWKAPSVPETGVSKEDLPPTYSAVTANVGMHDVQKESSYDKANLTGQESDSGGNRKDVTRHAEKDVVQMREKATFDTSKSHPSLHLGAQALINGVTESEVSAKSLEQLSASCEKLEQDEPVLNGLPDSPTGKSKKRLSWFGKRQESTTESESSVAENDDETKRKVRWLWRSAVRKSKSQRNPTSKSDDSATMATSVEKLKSG from the exons ATGGCAATATCATGGCTTGTCAAAGTTTTATTGGTGTCGTTGACGACGAAAGGATATTTTCCGAAGGGTCGCGGTCAATTCAACTCTG ATCATCTGacggaaaatgaaaagttgaatCGTGAAGCAATTACAAAAATACATGTCCACCTAGATGATGACAGGAATGGGAAAGTTGACTTGAGTGAATCAAATGAG tTTATGCGTGATGAACTTCAAGTGACTGATGAAGAACGGCACTCCCACTTCCATGGAAATGATGATCACATCTCTGTGGATGAACTCTGGCAGAGTTGGGCGCAAAGCGCAG TTCACAACTGGACTAACGAAGAAGTCATTGAATGGCTCAAAAACTCTGTCCATCTTCCACAATATGCTGATGTTTTTGTGACTGCAGCTATCAATGGATCAGATGTACCACG GCTGGCTACAGAGGAGAATGGTCTGCTCCAAAATGAACTGGGAATAAAAGATCCGAAACATCGCAAGAAAATTGGCTTACGAGCTATGGATATTGTTCTTTTTGGACCTCCACTTG TCTTAGGACATAACCTACTGAAGGATGTTGTTGTAGCATTCTCTGTGCTGGTTGCAACTTTTGGTTGCTGGGTAGCCATTTTACAGAAACGTAAAGCAAAAGAACAAATGGAACGTATGATCAAAGACATGAAGATACTCCAGCAAGCTGAGGATGGTCTCCAGGAATTACAAACTAG atTGGCCAAAGCAGAGGAAGATCATCATTTAGCCATTACAGAGAAACTTGATTTAGAGGCAAGGCTAAATGAAGAGCTGGAAATGTCAAAG AATGAAGCTCAACTAATGGCTGAAACTCGTACAGGGACAGAGGAACAAATGCAGAAACTGAAGCTTGCAGAAGAAGAGCTGGTGCAG GTTCGCCGTGCTTTGAGGAAAGCTGAGAAAGAACTGGAGTATCAGTCATGGAAGGCACCAGCTGTTCTGAAACAATGGCTACAGATGACTTTTGACAAGGAAACTAAACACTTCCAGCAGAAAAGAACTGTTGCTCTTAAACAAATGAAGGAAGCAAAAGAGGCG TGtgagagaataaagaagaaacgTAGTAGCTTGATGGGATCCCTGCGTCTAGCCCATGACCTAACCATTGACGAAGTTGATCAAAAGATTCTTGGTGCTag aTCAGCACTTGCAGAAGTTACAAATGAGCTTGAGGAGAGGCAGCACAGATGGTCACAAATAGAATCACTTTGTGGATTTCAGATCATGTCACAGACATCCTTTGGTATAGGGAAAGGAAGTGGCAGTCAAACCAACTCAGGTTCAGCCATAGCAGAAGCTCTTGTTAATGTGGCCAATGTGGCAGGGGTCAGCTCTGGTAGAAAGATCTCCTCTAGTGCTAGTCCTTGGAAAGCACCGTCTGTTCCTGAGACAGGAGTTAGCAAAGAAGATCTCCCACCAACATACTCTGCTGTGACAGCTAATGTTGGCATGCATGATGTGCAGAAAGAATCCTCTTATGATAAAGCCAACTTGACTGGCCAAGAAAGTGATTCTGGAGGTAATAGAAAAGATGTAACAAGGCATGCTGAAAAGGATGTTGTGCAAATGAGAGAAAAGGCAACTTTTGATACAAGTAAAAGCCATCCAAGTCTTCATCTTGGAGCACAAGCCTTGATAAATGGTGTAACAGAATCTGAAGTTTCAGCCAAGTCTTTGGAACAGTTGTCAGCATCTTGTGAGAAATTAGAGCAAGATGAACCAGTTTTGAATGGCTTGCCTGACTCACCAACTGGAAAATCCAAAAAGAGACTGAGCTGGTTTGGAAAGAGGCAAGAATCCACTACTGAAAGTGAATCATCAGTAgctgaaaatgatgatgaaacaaagagaaaagtaagGTGGCTGTGGAGATCAGCAGTTCGGAAGTCCAAGTCACAGAGAAACCCAACAAGCAAATCAGATGATAGTGCAACTATGGCTACGTCAGTGGAAAAGTTAAAATCAGGGTGA